The sequence GGTGGAGATCCTCACCCTGCTGTACTTCGAGGTGATGCGGGTCGATCCGCGCCGTCCCGCCGCGGTGGAGCGTGACATCTTCCTCCTCAGCAAGGGGCACGGCGCGATGTGCCTGTACGCGGTGCTGGCCGAGCGGGGCTTCTTCCCCGTCGCGGAGCTGGCGGACTACTCCCGGCCGGGCAGCAGGCTGATGGGCCATCCGGTCCGCGCGGTGCCCGGGGTGGAGATGCCCACCGGATCGCTCGGGCACGGGCTCGCGCTCGCCAACGGGTTCGCGGTCGCCGACCGGGGCCGCCGCTGCTTCGCCGTCCTCGGGGACGGCGAGCTGCAGGAGGGCGCGGTCTGGGAGGCGGCCATGGCCTCGGCCGCGCTCCGCCTCGGCAACCTCACGGCCGTCGTCGACCGCAACCGCCTTCAGATCACCGGCCCCACCGAGGACGCGATCGGACTGGAGCCGCTGGCGGACCGCTGGCGCAGCTTCGGCTGGACGGTGCGCGAGGTGGACGGCCACGACTTCGGCGCGCTGCGGGAGGCGCTCGCCCCCGGCGTGACCGGGGAGGGGCCTCCGGTGGCGGTCATCGCCCGCACGGTCAAGGGGCGCGGCCTGCCGTCGCTGGAGGCGAAGACGCGCAGCCACTACGCCAAGCTGAGCGGCCGCCAGGCCGAACGGTCCCTGGCCGTGCTCCGGGCCCGGCGCAGGAGGGCCGTCTCATGACGGCCGACCGCCCCGCCCCCCACGAGACGTCCCGGCCGCGCTCCGCGCGGGAGGTGTACCGCGACCTGCTGCCGGAGCTGATGCGCGCCGACGACCGGCTGTACTGCCTGGACAGCGACACCGGGCTGTTCGATGCGGCCGCCTTCGCCGAGGTCCCCGGCCGCTACCTCAACCTCGGCATCGCCGAGCACAACCTCATGGGCACGGCCGCGGGCCTGGCCGCCAGCGGGAACGTCCCGTACGTCACGACGATGGCGACCTTCGCCGCGACCCGGGCGCTGGAGGCCATCAAGATCGACATCGCGTACAACGCGCTGCCCGTCCGCATCGTCGCCACCCACGGCGGGCTGGCCGCCGGGCACCTCGGCCCGACCCACCACGCGCTGGAGGACCTGGCCGTCATGCGGGCGCTGCCCGGCTTCACCGTGGTCGTCCCGGGCGACGCGGGGCAGGCGGGCGAGGCCGTCCGGCAGAGCGCGGCGCTGCCCGGCCCCGTCTACATCCGGCTCGGCCGGTCGGCCACCCCCGGCCTGGACGGCGCGGCTCCCGGGGGCGGCCCCTTCGAGATCGGCCGGGCGCAGTGGCTGCGGCGCGGCGGGGACGTGGCGCTCATCGCCTGCGGACCGCATCCGGTGCTGGCCGCGGCGCACGCCGCCGACCGGCTCGCCGGGCGGGGCGTGCGGGCCGCCGTCCTCAACCTGCACACGCTGCGCCCGCTCGACGCCGCGGCCGTGGTCGCGGCGGCCGAGGGCACCGCGGGCGTCGTCACCGTCGAGGAGCACTGGCGCTCGGGCGGCCTCGGCGGCGCCGTCGCCGAGACCCTCGCCGAGCACGCGCCCGCCCGGGTGGCGCGCGTCGGCATGCCCGACACGTTCGCCGAGCGCGCGGGCGGCCAGGAGGACCTGCTCGACCGGTACGGCATCACGGCGGACGCGGTCGTCGCCGCGGCGCTGAACCTGACCAGCGGAACCCATGGAGGTGGCACCCATGACCCAGACCTGTCCCGAGTGTGAGGGCCCGGTCCAGCTCGCCGAGCCGGTCCGGCTCAGCGAGATCGCGCAGTGCGCCGACTGCTCCAGCGAGCTGGAGGTGGTCGGCCTGGAGCCGGTGACCCTCGCGCTCGCCCCCGAGATCGAGGAGGACTGGGGCGAGTGAGGCCGGTGGCCGTGCTGGCCTCCCGGGTGCGGTACGAGGAGAAGCGCATCTTCACCGCGCTGGAGCGCCGCGGGGTGCCGTACGCGCACGTGGACACCCGCCGGTTCAGCGCCGAACTGGGCGGGGGGACGGCGCCGGGCGGCCGGTCGGCGGACGCGGACGGGCCGCTCTACGCGGCGGCGCTGAACCGGGAGATCTCCCACAGCCGCGGCCTCTACGCGTCGATGCTCCTGGAGGCGCGCGGGGTGCCGACGGTCAACCGGTCGGAGGTGATCGCCGTCTGCGGCGACAAGCTGCGCACCTCGCTGGAGCTGGAGCGCGCCGGCGTCCCGGCGCCG is a genomic window of Actinomadura citrea containing:
- a CDS encoding transketolase; protein product: MGAQAPADPPAADLPAVAHRVREHIVRMCAGPEGGHLGGSMSLVEILTLLYFEVMRVDPRRPAAVERDIFLLSKGHGAMCLYAVLAERGFFPVAELADYSRPGSRLMGHPVRAVPGVEMPTGSLGHGLALANGFAVADRGRRCFAVLGDGELQEGAVWEAAMASAALRLGNLTAVVDRNRLQITGPTEDAIGLEPLADRWRSFGWTVREVDGHDFGALREALAPGVTGEGPPVAVIARTVKGRGLPSLEAKTRSHYAKLSGRQAERSLAVLRARRRRAVS
- a CDS encoding transketolase family protein gives rise to the protein MTADRPAPHETSRPRSAREVYRDLLPELMRADDRLYCLDSDTGLFDAAAFAEVPGRYLNLGIAEHNLMGTAAGLAASGNVPYVTTMATFAATRALEAIKIDIAYNALPVRIVATHGGLAAGHLGPTHHALEDLAVMRALPGFTVVVPGDAGQAGEAVRQSAALPGPVYIRLGRSATPGLDGAAPGGGPFEIGRAQWLRRGGDVALIACGPHPVLAAAHAADRLAGRGVRAAVLNLHTLRPLDAAAVVAAAEGTAGVVTVEEHWRSGGLGGAVAETLAEHAPARVARVGMPDTFAERAGGQEDLLDRYGITADAVVAAALNLTSGTHGGGTHDPDLSRV
- the lysW gene encoding lysine biosynthesis protein LysW, encoding MTQTCPECEGPVQLAEPVRLSEIAQCADCSSELEVVGLEPVTLALAPEIEEDWGE